From the genome of Corallococcus exiguus:
ACGTCGGAGGCGGGAAAGGCGTCCGTCTCCCGGACGGCACGGAGCGCGATGTACTGGGCGGTCCATTCGCCGATGCCGGGCAGGCGCGTGAAGCGGGCGACGGTGTCCGCGAGCGACGGGCCGGGCTGGAACAACGTCGGATCCGCCGCGACCGCCGCGGCGAACTGGGAGATCGCCCGGGCTCGCGCGGCCGGCATGCCCATGCCGGTGAGGTCCGCCGCGGCGAGGACTTCGGGCCGGGGGAAGGCGCGCTGGAGGCGGGTATCGCCGGTGAGTGCCGGGTCCAGGCTTTCGCCATGCGCGGCCATGAGCCGCTGTCCCAGCTGCCGCGCGGCGGTGGTTGTCACCTGCTGACCCAGGATGGCGCGGACCGCCAGCTCGAAGCCGTCCCAGCCACCCGGGGCGCGAAGGCCGGGACGCGCGGCGAGGAGCGGTGCGAGCAGGGCATCCGTCGACAGGTGCGCGCGGATGGCCTCCACGTCCGCGCCCACGTCGAAGACGCGCCGGACCTGGGCGACGACGGAGGGCAGCATCCGCACGTCGCTGACACGCAGGGTGGCGCGCAGGGCGTCGAGCCCCGGTGCGGGCGACACCTCCACGGCTCCCTGGCCCCAGGCGTTCGTGAACGTCCGCAGATAGCGGCCGGGCTCGACGTGCTCCATGCCAGTGAAGGCGCGGGCCGTCAGCCAGGCCACCATGGCGTCCCAGTCGTAGGGTGGCCGGTAGGGGATGAGGAGTGTCACCTCGGGGCCGGCGGATGGCACTGGAGCGGCCCGGGAACGGCGGAGGGCGCCTGGAGGCCGGCCGTAGAGCGACTGGAAGACGGCGTTGAAGCGCCGGACGCTGCCGAAGCCGGACGCGAGGGCAACCTCCGCCATGGGCAGGGCGGTCTCGTGGATGAGCTGACGGGCGAAGAGCACTCGGCGCGTCTGGGCCACGGCGACTGGTGAGGCGCCCAGGTGTTGGTGGAACAGCCGTCGCAGCTGCCGGTCCCCGACGCCGAGCCGGTCCGCCAGCACCTCGACGCTGGCCTCGTCGGCATCCAGCAGTCCGTCCGCGATGAGCGCCAGTGCGCGCGAGACGGTGACGGAGGTTCCCCGCCAGGGCGCCAGTGAGGGCGAGGTCTCGGGCCGGCAGCGGAGGCACGGCCGGAAGCCCGCTTCCTGGGCCGCGGCGGCGGTGGGGTAGAAGGTGCAGTTCTCGAAGCGGGGCGCGCGGGCCGGGCAGATGGGGCGGCAGTAGATGCGCGTCGTCTTCACGGCGGTGAAGAACCGCCCGTCGAAGCGGGAGTCCCGCGTCGTCAGCGCGCGGTAGCAGGCGGTGGGGTCCAGGCCGTCCATGAGGGGAACGTCCCACGGCGGGCCCTGGATGTCTGGCCGTTTTCGGACGTGGACGTTTCGCCCCTGGGACAGGCCTGCCGGCGGCCCGCCTACCACCTCACCGTCAGCGCGGTCGTCCCCCCTGAGTCGATGGTCGCGGTCGTCTCGTGGCGGCCCAGCGCGGCGTGCTCCAGCAGGACCTGGACCTTCGTTCCGTCGATGCGGACCGCCGGTGTCGGGGACATGCCTACGAATGCGCCGTTGATCCACACGCGGGCGCGCGGAATGGCGATGACCTTCACGCGCGTGGGTGTCTCCTCGAGCTCCCGCCATCCACCGCCGCCGCCTCCTCCTCCTCCTCCACCGTGGCAGTGATAGCCCCCCGTGGCCCGTACGTTGTGACAGCCGGAGCTGTTGGTCCGCCCCGGATGGGCCCACGCGAGATGTGAACACACCAACCCCGCGACGACACCCAGGCCCAGCGCCACCTTCCTGCCGAGTCTCATGGCTCCACCCGTCCCATCTGTGCTTCGACCAGCGTGTCGTCGTGCCATCCCAGCAGGGCCGTGTGCCGGCCCAGGCGCACCGTCACATGGGCCACGCCCTTGCCCGCATGCACGAGGTCCTTCGCGGCGAACTCCTGGCCCGTGAATCGCTTCGCGGCAATCTGGAGCGCCGCGGGCGACAGCCCCGCCTGACCATGGTCCGGCGCGGTGACATAGAGGCCACGGGTCATGCCCTGAGCAACGAACAGGTACGTGAGCGTCCCCGGGGGCGCGTCCACCACACGAAACACGTCCGAGCGCTGCATCTCCAGTCCGGAGGGGCCAAGCTGTGCCTGGGCGACCTCCACGGGTTCACCGAGGGGAAAGCGATTGCTCAGCAACGCCTCCCTGCGGCCGAGGATCGCGGCCCTCGCGGCGGTCATCTCAGCGTCGCTTCCGAGCACCGAGAGCAGGGCGCCCGCATCCTCGTCCGCGGTTCGCAGCTCGCGCAGCGAAGCGCCGAGCCCTCCTGAGTGGGCCGTGGCCGTTGCCATCCGGGTGAGCTCCGCGCCTCGGAAGGAGGCAAGGGCCGTCCGCGCCGTTTCACCCGTGTCGACCGCCACCGCGGCGTGGAGGGCCGTGGCGCGGCAGCGAACATCGCGGGCAGGGCATGCGTGTTCCTGCCGCAGGTGAGCCTGGGTGATCAGCGGCTCGGGACGTTCGGAGACGAGCGTCCGGGCCTGGATGCGTGACAGGACCTGGATGGCCTCGGCCAGGTCTCCCTTCTCCAGCGCGGCCTTGCCCTTCGCGATGCGGAAGTCCTCCAGCTTCGCGCGAAGTCCGTCCATGACGGAGGCTGGAGCACGCTCGGAGGACAGGGCCGTCAGCTCCGCCTCCACCGGTGCCTCCTCGCCTCGCTCCAGCGCGGAGCGCGCCCAGGCCTCGCGCAGCTTCACGCGTTCGGCCTCCAGCGGCCCGGTGCCTTGACCGGAGCCCGCGTAGTGGCGGATGAGCTTCACGGCGTCGCGATTGTCCATGCCCTGGAGGCGCGCGAGCACGAACGCGTTCCGTGCCCCGATGTACTCGGGGCTGGATTCACCGCGGGCCTCCAGCAGGTCGGCATGCAGCTCGGCTTGACGGAGCTGGCCAGTGGCCGTCAGGCGGACCAGCTCCGGGACCGAAGGACGGATGAAGAGGAAGCATCCGGCGAGGACGAGCGCGCAGAGTCCTGTCAGCCCGATGCCAATCCGGTCGTGCCATCGCGCGGGGGACTTCGCGCCACTGGCGCGTCGACGGCGCAGCGCGGTCGCGGCCCACCACCAGGTCCCGGGCCAGAGTCCGAAGATCGCCAACATGGCGAGCGCGCTCTGATCCGGCTCCGCGTAGAACGCGTGCCGTCCGATGAAGGCGGAGACCAGGAAGGGCATGCCGAAGAAGCCCGCCATGGCCACGCCCATCAGGGCCCCGACGCGCCGGTGGAAGGCGGAGGTGTCGCGGGCCTTGGTGGGTTGGAGGTCGCGTCCCAGCAGGTGGATGAAACCCGGCCTGCCCGCGAATTCGAAACAGACGGTCGCGGACGGCGCTTCAAAGACATCCAATGACTG
Proteins encoded in this window:
- a CDS encoding DnaJ-like cysteine-rich domain-containing protein, yielding MLDEEIHSKARAAAVRWARWRLGPLGFADLITRVDASVLRYGRLVTRYAVRTGTWAEEAYAGGTNTARSSRSTPQVSLDTLDLWSASPEALAEKSSHLAVCGDCHGAGAVTCPTCSGSLRASCSGCGGSGRRMSRARKSYRMVNCTECRGKGTKKCVRCTKGMVGCHTCRGSGTLRRWLKVSTVERTQVRAWPDAKAVSAHKGLLEDSKRALQWPGARALASAEHAGPLPGSALGDEARSAGFIAARSSLEPEFEPLRGRILSQSLDVFEAPSATVCFEFAGRPGFIHLLGRDLQPTKARDTSAFHRRVGALMGVAMAGFFGMPFLVSAFIGRHAFYAEPDQSALAMLAIFGLWPGTWWWAATALRRRRASGAKSPARWHDRIGIGLTGLCALVLAGCFLFIRPSVPELVRLTATGQLRQAELHADLLEARGESSPEYIGARNAFVLARLQGMDNRDAVKLIRHYAGSGQGTGPLEAERVKLREAWARSALERGEEAPVEAELTALSSERAPASVMDGLRAKLEDFRIAKGKAALEKGDLAEAIQVLSRIQARTLVSERPEPLITQAHLRQEHACPARDVRCRATALHAAVAVDTGETARTALASFRGAELTRMATATAHSGGLGASLRELRTADEDAGALLSVLGSDAEMTAARAAILGRREALLSNRFPLGEPVEVAQAQLGPSGLEMQRSDVFRVVDAPPGTLTYLFVAQGMTRGLYVTAPDHGQAGLSPAALQIAAKRFTGQEFAAKDLVHAGKGVAHVTVRLGRHTALLGWHDDTLVEAQMGRVEP
- a CDS encoding YHYH domain-containing protein — translated: MRLGRKVALGLGVVAGLVCSHLAWAHPGRTNSSGCHNVRATGGYHCHGGGGGGGGGGGWRELEETPTRVKVIAIPRARVWINGAFVGMSPTPAVRIDGTKVQVLLEHAALGRHETTATIDSGGTTALTVRW
- a CDS encoding AlkA N-terminal domain-containing protein — its product is MDGLDPTACYRALTTRDSRFDGRFFTAVKTTRIYCRPICPARAPRFENCTFYPTAAAAQEAGFRPCLRCRPETSPSLAPWRGTSVTVSRALALIADGLLDADEASVEVLADRLGVGDRQLRRLFHQHLGASPVAVAQTRRVLFARQLIHETALPMAEVALASGFGSVRRFNAVFQSLYGRPPGALRRSRAAPVPSAGPEVTLLIPYRPPYDWDAMVAWLTARAFTGMEHVEPGRYLRTFTNAWGQGAVEVSPAPGLDALRATLRVSDVRMLPSVVAQVRRVFDVGADVEAIRAHLSTDALLAPLLAARPGLRAPGGWDGFELAVRAILGQQVTTTAARQLGQRLMAAHGESLDPALTGDTRLQRAFPRPEVLAAADLTGMGMPAARARAISQFAAAVAADPTLFQPGPSLADTVARFTRLPGIGEWTAQYIALRAVRETDAFPASDVALLRAATEAGGPRPTPEALLQRAEAWSPWRAYAAQHLWTSVALQAREPKPDSRTNTRARRLPTAPPRRKAHA